Proteins from one Caldalkalibacillus salinus genomic window:
- a CDS encoding NAD(P)-dependent oxidoreductase: protein MSQFKVVVTDYEYATLDPEKEVLENIGAEIVPAQCRTEEEVIAAAKDADGIINQYAPITRRVIEQLDRCKVIARYGIGVDTIDIKAATEKGIAVGNVTDYCLDEVSDHALALLMSAARKVTVLDRAVKQGTWDYKVGTPIFRLRDRTLGLVGFGKIPQQLAQKAQALGLNVIAYDPYMSPDIAQEKKVTLVSLDELSAQSDFISVHAPLLESTRGMISQPQFELMKSEAILINTSRGPVVDEDALIAALQQNKIAGAALDVLEQEPVPADHPFLSMDQVILNPHVAWYAEESERELKRKTAQNVADTLTGGLPHYLVNKELKPLE, encoded by the coding sequence GTGAGTCAATTTAAAGTTGTTGTAACCGATTATGAGTATGCCACCTTAGACCCGGAAAAAGAGGTGTTAGAGAACATTGGGGCTGAAATAGTACCGGCCCAATGTCGAACAGAAGAGGAAGTCATTGCCGCTGCCAAAGATGCAGACGGTATCATTAACCAATACGCTCCAATCACCCGCCGTGTAATTGAACAGCTCGACCGTTGCAAAGTCATCGCACGTTATGGCATTGGTGTAGATACCATTGATATTAAAGCGGCAACTGAAAAAGGTATTGCTGTAGGTAATGTGACTGATTACTGCCTCGATGAGGTATCTGATCATGCCTTGGCTTTACTGATGAGCGCCGCACGTAAAGTGACAGTATTAGACAGAGCCGTGAAACAAGGGACATGGGACTATAAAGTGGGGACCCCGATCTTTCGCTTGAGAGATCGCACGTTGGGCTTAGTCGGCTTCGGCAAGATTCCGCAACAACTTGCTCAGAAAGCGCAAGCGCTGGGGTTGAATGTGATCGCCTATGATCCGTACATGTCGCCCGACATTGCCCAAGAAAAAAAGGTCACGCTCGTCTCACTTGATGAACTGAGTGCCCAATCTGATTTTATCTCCGTGCATGCGCCATTACTTGAAAGTACGAGAGGGATGATCAGTCAACCACAATTTGAATTAATGAAATCCGAGGCTATTCTCATCAATACTTCTAGGGGTCCTGTTGTGGATGAAGATGCATTGATTGCAGCGTTACAGCAGAATAAGATTGCTGGGGCCGCACTCGATGTGCTTGAACAAGAGCCCGTCCCGGCTGACCATCCTTTTCTAAGTATGGACCAGGTGATTTTAAATCCTCACGTCGCTTGGTATGCCGAAGAATCTGAAAGAGAACTGAAACGTAAAACAGCCCAAAATGTGGCGGATACCTTAACAGGTGGTCTACCTCACTATCTCGTAAACAAAGAACTAAAACCATTAGAATAA
- a CDS encoding AEC family transporter, protein MDIFIQVVLPVILIFLTGYSVQKWKNIDIKSISTVAIYILTPCLVFRTFYQTELNFEYVQIIIFSLILLFSIILINKIYASIRRFSQSIESGLVLSTAFMNSGNYGAPIVLFAFGEQGFAYSVLFLVLQAIIMNFFGVYYAARGQAGIKMALVSVMKMPATYAVIIALILQWTGLAMPDNLFMAVDLVAEATIPVVMLILGMQLAEIKLQKLNFEHISFGVIVRMVISPLIAFAILQYMTLDPLLAKVLLVSAAMPSAATTVMYAVQFESEPDLVSTVTLVTTIVSVATITVLLMLLG, encoded by the coding sequence ATGGACATTTTTATACAAGTCGTACTGCCTGTCATCCTGATTTTTTTGACAGGGTACAGCGTACAAAAGTGGAAAAACATTGACATCAAATCGATTTCGACGGTCGCGATCTATATTTTAACGCCGTGCCTCGTATTTCGGACATTTTATCAAACAGAGCTAAATTTTGAGTACGTACAGATTATTATCTTTTCGTTAATCCTTTTATTTTCTATTATTCTAATTAACAAAATCTACGCGAGTATTAGGCGGTTTTCACAATCGATTGAAAGTGGGCTTGTGCTCTCCACTGCTTTTATGAACTCTGGCAATTACGGTGCCCCGATCGTTTTATTCGCTTTTGGGGAGCAGGGCTTTGCCTATTCCGTCCTGTTCTTGGTACTGCAAGCCATCATTATGAATTTCTTCGGCGTTTACTATGCAGCGAGAGGGCAGGCGGGGATCAAAATGGCACTCGTCTCTGTCATGAAAATGCCAGCCACGTATGCTGTTATCATCGCCCTGATCTTACAATGGACAGGCCTAGCCATGCCCGATAATCTCTTCATGGCAGTCGATCTGGTCGCCGAAGCCACCATTCCTGTGGTTATGCTGATATTGGGTATGCAGTTGGCCGAGATTAAATTGCAGAAATTAAATTTTGAACATATTAGTTTCGGTGTGATCGTGCGGATGGTTATATCTCCGCTCATCGCCTTTGCTATTTTACAATACATGACCCTCGATCCTTTACTTGCAAAAGTATTACTCGTCTCTGCCGCCATGCCATCTGCTGCAACAACCGTGATGTATGCGGTCCAATTTGAGTCCGAGCCTGACCTCGTGTCCACGGTGACGCTCGTGACAACGATTGTCAGTGTAGCTACGATAACAGTATTGCTTATGTTACTAGGTTAG
- the dgoD gene encoding galactonate dehydratase: MKIRSIETFIVPPRWLFLKITTDEGIEGWGEPVVEGRAHTVQAAVEELSDYLIDQDPLRIEDLWQTMYRAGFYRGGPILMSAIAGIDQALWDIKGKYFNAPVYQLLGGACRDAIKVYSWIGGDRPSDVGQAAKAVVEKGFTAVKMNSTEELQYVDSYDKIDATVERIAAVREAVGKDIGIGIDFHGRVHKPMAKILAKELEPYRPMFIEEPVLPENNEALKDIAAHTNIPIATGERMYSRWDFKGVLADGYVDVIQPDLSHAGGITECKKIFSMAEAYDVAVAPHCPLGPIALAACLQVDATAHNAFIQEQSLGIHYNQGSDLLDYLSDPSVFAYEDGYVRIPQGPGLGININEEQVRKMAAEGHRWRNPVWRHRDGSIAEW; this comes from the coding sequence GTGAAAATCAGATCGATCGAGACGTTTATTGTGCCACCAAGATGGTTGTTCTTAAAAATCACAACGGATGAGGGGATTGAAGGTTGGGGAGAACCTGTTGTGGAAGGGAGAGCACACACCGTTCAAGCGGCGGTTGAGGAATTAAGTGACTACCTGATAGATCAGGATCCCCTACGTATAGAGGACTTGTGGCAAACGATGTACCGCGCCGGTTTTTATCGTGGCGGACCGATCCTGATGAGTGCCATTGCCGGCATAGATCAAGCATTATGGGACATCAAAGGAAAATATTTTAATGCACCCGTCTACCAATTATTAGGGGGCGCTTGTCGTGATGCGATTAAAGTCTATTCTTGGATTGGTGGGGATCGTCCTAGTGACGTGGGCCAAGCAGCAAAAGCAGTCGTCGAGAAAGGGTTCACAGCCGTCAAAATGAACAGTACAGAAGAACTCCAATACGTGGATTCCTACGATAAAATCGATGCCACTGTGGAGAGGATTGCAGCCGTACGTGAGGCTGTAGGAAAGGATATCGGGATTGGGATTGATTTTCATGGTCGCGTGCACAAGCCAATGGCCAAGATTCTAGCTAAGGAGCTTGAACCGTATCGCCCGATGTTCATTGAGGAACCGGTGTTGCCCGAGAACAATGAAGCCTTAAAGGACATCGCCGCACATACAAATATACCTATAGCTACAGGTGAGCGTATGTACTCTCGTTGGGATTTTAAAGGGGTGCTGGCCGACGGTTACGTTGATGTCATTCAACCGGACCTATCCCACGCGGGGGGTATTACTGAATGTAAAAAGATTTTTTCTATGGCCGAAGCGTATGACGTGGCGGTTGCCCCTCACTGTCCATTAGGGCCTATCGCTTTAGCTGCCTGTTTACAAGTCGATGCCACAGCACATAACGCCTTCATACAGGAGCAAAGCCTAGGTATCCATTATAACCAAGGGTCTGATCTACTCGATTACCTCAGTGACCCGTCTGTATTCGCTTATGAGGACGGTTATGTGCGTATCCCTCAGGGGCCAGGCTTAGGCATTAATATTAACGAGGAGCAAGTCAGAAAAATGGCTGCTGAAGGCCATAGATGGCGCAATCCTGTATGGCGACATCGAGATGGCTCCATCGCCGAATGGTAA
- a CDS encoding TRAP transporter large permease — protein MTAAVLFLSFFIFLLLSVPIGISIGLSVLVTIFVTGAIPIDFLMRELVTSVDSFPLMAVPFFILAGEIMGRGGISERLFRVANALVGNKTGGFAIATIITCMFFAAISGSGPATVAAIGSIMIPAMVRQGYDVKFATVTVAAAGSLGVIIPPSIPMVIYGVVGGQSPGEMFIAGIIPGIVVGLSLMIWAYIYSKKKGFTGNGEKTSIVKILREVYEAKWALLIPIIILGGIYGGVFTPTEAAVIAVVYGLVAGLFLYRELKAREIPSVLINAATTTASVLVIVGTATAFGRFLTIEQIPTQVAQFMMGLSDNPIVIILLINLLLLIVGTFMDTLAAIIILTPILLPIAIELGFHPIHFGIIMVVNLAIGFITPPLGVNLFVGSGISGVSIEKLSKAIIPYFVTMIITLLFVTYWPEMSLYLVEVMKEFRAGLE, from the coding sequence ATGACGGCAGCCGTATTGTTTTTATCATTTTTTATCTTTTTACTGCTTAGTGTGCCCATCGGCATTTCCATAGGCTTATCTGTATTAGTCACCATATTTGTCACCGGCGCTATACCGATCGATTTCTTAATGAGAGAGCTTGTCACCTCAGTGGACTCCTTTCCTCTCATGGCCGTTCCATTCTTTATTTTAGCAGGCGAGATCATGGGACGGGGAGGCATTTCGGAGCGACTGTTCCGCGTAGCTAATGCCCTCGTAGGGAATAAAACGGGCGGCTTTGCAATAGCCACGATTATTACTTGTATGTTTTTTGCTGCTATATCAGGTTCAGGGCCTGCCACGGTAGCGGCCATCGGTTCCATAATGATACCGGCTATGGTGCGCCAAGGTTATGACGTTAAGTTTGCTACGGTCACCGTGGCAGCTGCAGGCTCCCTCGGCGTCATTATACCACCGAGCATTCCCATGGTCATCTATGGTGTTGTCGGAGGCCAATCCCCCGGTGAAATGTTCATCGCCGGTATTATTCCAGGGATTGTCGTTGGTTTATCCCTGATGATTTGGGCTTATATTTACTCCAAGAAAAAAGGATTTACTGGTAACGGAGAGAAGACATCTATTGTTAAGATTCTAAGGGAAGTATATGAAGCTAAATGGGCGCTGCTCATCCCGATTATAATCTTAGGGGGGATCTATGGCGGGGTCTTCACACCGACGGAAGCGGCTGTGATCGCCGTGGTTTACGGATTAGTGGCAGGATTATTCCTATACCGTGAACTTAAAGCGAGAGAGATTCCGAGCGTCCTCATCAATGCTGCGACCACCACGGCGTCCGTATTGGTCATCGTCGGGACAGCGACAGCGTTTGGACGTTTCTTAACGATCGAACAGATTCCAACCCAAGTGGCACAGTTCATGATGGGCCTTTCTGACAACCCCATTGTCATCATACTACTCATTAACTTGTTATTGTTAATCGTGGGGACCTTTATGGATACACTAGCGGCTATCATTATCCTGACGCCCATATTACTACCGATAGCCATAGAACTAGGGTTTCATCCGATACACTTTGGTATTATCATGGTGGTTAACTTAGCCATCGGGTTTATTACGCCACCATTAGGCGTCAACTTATTCGTAGGTTCGGGCATATCGGGCGTATCGATAGAAAAGTTATCTAAAGCGATAATTCCATACTTTGTCACCATGATTATTACGCTCTTGTTTGTCACGTATTGGCCGGAAATGTCTCTCTATCTCGTAGAGGTGATGAAAGAGTTCCGCGCCGGACTAGAATAG
- a CDS encoding TRAP transporter small permease — MDKLGSVLNGQNIFKGLKHILKWLDDHLEEVFLVVFSSIMVTVIFLQVVMRQFGNSLSWTEELARYCFIWLVYIGISYGVKKQKHIKVDVLLLALKGKAKLILYITANLLFFVFCLFVIKYGSEISMKLLEFGQKSPANKIPMGLVYLATPIGMGLAAIRLIQQLIIQFKALFGKGDFDVKTERDKIVEDKVEGGD; from the coding sequence ATGGATAAGTTAGGATCAGTTTTGAATGGACAAAACATATTTAAGGGATTAAAGCACATTTTAAAATGGCTAGATGATCACTTAGAGGAAGTATTTCTCGTTGTTTTTAGCAGTATTATGGTCACGGTCATCTTTCTACAAGTGGTCATGCGCCAATTTGGGAATTCACTATCTTGGACTGAAGAACTAGCCAGGTACTGCTTCATATGGCTTGTCTATATTGGGATTAGTTACGGGGTGAAAAAGCAAAAACATATTAAAGTTGACGTTTTACTTTTAGCCCTTAAAGGCAAGGCCAAATTGATTCTTTATATCACTGCGAATCTATTATTCTTTGTCTTCTGTCTGTTCGTCATCAAGTATGGGTCAGAGATTTCAATGAAATTACTAGAATTCGGGCAGAAGTCTCCAGCGAATAAAATACCGATGGGGCTTGTCTATTTGGCCACACCAATTGGCATGGGCTTAGCAGCCATTCGCCTTATACAACAGCTGATTATTCAGTTTAAAGCCTTATTCGGTAAGGGCGACTTCGATGTCAAAACGGAAAGAGATAAAATCGTAGAGGATAAAGTGGAAGGAGGAGACTAG
- a CDS encoding TRAP transporter substrate-binding protein, protein MTKKLFSFVLGLTLVLTLAACGSSETTGNEETEGSNESASNGDVKTIRAGIGLNDEHPQYKGLLKFKEIVEAETDGQIEVETYHSGQLGDDRTMMENLQFGSQEVTIPSTAPIANFVPEFSVFDFPFLFPNEEVADEVLDGPVGDELLEKLEDQDLVGLAYWENGFRNLTNDKRAVASADDFDGLVIRTMENDLHLDAFKALGASPTPMAFTELYAAMQQGTVDGQENPFATIYLQKYHEVQKHVSDTNHVYSPFVFLMSKSFYDGLTEEQQEIVREAALEARDYQRELNREANAQYLQDLEEEGMTVTRISDEDREEMKNIVQPVIDEYAEEIGQDLVDRVYEAIENAQ, encoded by the coding sequence ATGACAAAGAAATTATTTTCATTTGTACTCGGTTTGACTCTCGTACTCACATTAGCCGCTTGCGGTAGTAGTGAGACAACGGGGAATGAAGAGACAGAAGGTAGCAACGAAAGCGCATCCAATGGTGATGTCAAAACCATCCGTGCAGGTATTGGCCTAAATGATGAGCATCCACAGTACAAAGGATTATTAAAGTTTAAAGAAATTGTGGAAGCAGAAACAGACGGACAAATTGAAGTAGAGACGTACCACAGTGGTCAGCTCGGTGATGATCGTACCATGATGGAAAACTTACAGTTCGGTTCTCAGGAAGTGACCATCCCATCTACAGCACCAATCGCAAACTTTGTGCCTGAGTTTAGCGTCTTCGACTTCCCATTCCTTTTCCCAAATGAAGAAGTGGCGGACGAAGTGTTAGATGGACCAGTTGGGGATGAACTCTTAGAAAAATTAGAAGACCAAGATCTCGTCGGTCTCGCGTACTGGGAGAACGGTTTCCGTAACCTGACAAACGATAAAAGAGCAGTAGCGTCAGCAGATGATTTCGACGGATTGGTCATCCGTACAATGGAGAATGATCTACACTTAGATGCCTTCAAGGCGCTAGGGGCTTCTCCAACGCCAATGGCCTTTACTGAACTGTATGCGGCTATGCAACAGGGGACGGTTGATGGACAAGAGAATCCATTCGCCACGATTTACCTACAGAAGTACCATGAAGTACAAAAACATGTCTCTGATACAAATCATGTCTATAGCCCGTTCGTTTTCTTAATGAGTAAGTCTTTCTATGATGGACTAACAGAAGAACAACAAGAGATTGTGCGTGAGGCAGCGCTTGAAGCGAGAGACTACCAGCGTGAATTGAATCGTGAAGCGAATGCACAATACCTCCAAGATCTAGAGGAGGAAGGCATGACAGTGACGCGTATTTCTGACGAGGATCGCGAAGAGATGAAAAACATTGTTCAGCCTGTCATTGATGAGTACGCTGAAGAAATCGGTCAAGATCTAGTGGACCGCGTGTACGAAGCGATTGAAAATGCTCAGTAG
- a CDS encoding IclR family transcriptional regulator, whose amino-acid sequence MNTVQSIDRAVAILKILSDAPTGLSVTDIAKKLGLAKSTTHRLLNALLHHNIVKQDTHTQHYSLGLYLFTLASSVFEELSIREVARPHLERLCHKTNEVVHLCIQDHLDVLYIDKIESNSTIRIYSKIGRRTMFHCTSAGKALLAGMEDQALKQLVLNYKLQPFTDDTITDPLKLIKEIKEVRSQGYALDNMEHVEGVRCIGAPIYNHEGQVVASFSLSGPSERMDTDRIANELVPIVIETSQNISKLLGY is encoded by the coding sequence ATGAATACCGTACAATCCATTGATCGTGCAGTCGCCATTCTCAAAATTTTATCCGATGCGCCAACAGGGTTGAGTGTCACAGATATCGCTAAGAAACTTGGACTAGCTAAAAGTACCACCCATCGTCTGTTAAACGCCTTGTTACATCATAACATAGTGAAGCAAGACACACACACTCAACATTATTCACTAGGGTTATACTTGTTCACGCTAGCTTCTTCTGTATTTGAAGAGCTCAGTATCCGTGAAGTGGCCAGGCCGCACCTAGAACGATTGTGTCATAAAACGAATGAAGTGGTGCATTTATGTATCCAAGATCACTTAGACGTTTTATATATTGATAAAATTGAAAGTAACAGCACAATACGTATTTACTCAAAAATTGGGAGAAGAACCATGTTCCACTGTACAAGCGCAGGAAAAGCTCTATTAGCAGGTATGGAAGATCAAGCCCTTAAGCAATTGGTATTAAACTATAAGCTGCAACCGTTTACAGATGATACGATCACGGACCCTCTTAAACTGATCAAGGAAATAAAGGAGGTCAGGTCTCAGGGCTACGCCTTGGATAATATGGAGCACGTGGAGGGAGTGAGATGTATTGGGGCACCTATCTATAACCATGAAGGGCAAGTAGTGGCCTCCTTCAGCCTTTCGGGGCCTTCGGAGCGGATGGACACAGATAGAATAGCAAATGAACTGGTGCCCATTGTGATTGAGACGAGTCAAAATATTTCCAAGCTATTAGGCTATTAA
- a CDS encoding gluconokinase: MSKKYVIGLDLGTTSAKAVLFTYDGHVVTDVEETYPLHHPHPSWAEQNPDQIVQAAEKVLGHIVTRYPADDILAVGLSSAMHSLICVDQDGKALSPSIIWADGRSQAQTEEIKTHAKDIYIQTGTPIHPMSPLTKLKWMKDNHYEPYMKAHKFLSIKEYLLWQWFGRTDVDYAIASATGLFDVHRLTWSSEALNIAGISEEQLSRPVSPTHTYQGLQSDVARKIGLPLDLPIVIGSSDGPLANLGNGAITDGDVAMTVGTSGAIRRFASQPHVDALQETFCYAFTEDKWILGGPTNNGGIVLRWLKELLGEQEVQLAEEKGLSPYDLLTKLAADVPAGAENLLFLPYLNGERAPIWDAQAKGSFIGLTLRHQKAHMVRAGLEGVIFSLYHVAQSLERLSGRSNHIYASGGFARSHLWLQILADVFEQEVKVPESHQSSAWGAAWLAMMALGEAPSLEAIKAFIPMRVSCSPNHEQHQTYKRLYPIYEQAVKALQPSFQALHQSEHEV, encoded by the coding sequence ATGAGCAAAAAATACGTAATCGGTTTAGATTTAGGAACGACAAGTGCAAAAGCGGTTTTATTTACTTACGATGGCCATGTGGTCACAGATGTGGAAGAAACCTATCCCCTGCACCACCCGCATCCTTCTTGGGCTGAACAAAACCCGGATCAGATCGTCCAAGCTGCTGAGAAAGTGCTCGGGCATATTGTCACGCGTTACCCTGCGGATGACATCCTAGCCGTGGGTCTCTCTTCTGCTATGCATTCTCTCATTTGTGTCGATCAGGATGGTAAAGCGCTGTCTCCTTCTATCATATGGGCTGATGGCCGCAGTCAGGCGCAGACAGAAGAAATCAAAACACATGCAAAGGACATCTATATACAAACGGGTACACCTATACACCCTATGTCCCCGCTCACAAAATTAAAATGGATGAAAGACAACCATTATGAGCCGTATATGAAGGCGCATAAGTTCCTGTCTATCAAAGAGTATCTGTTATGGCAGTGGTTTGGTCGTACGGATGTAGATTATGCGATCGCTTCGGCCACAGGACTATTCGATGTCCATCGGTTAACGTGGTCGAGTGAAGCCCTCAACATTGCCGGCATTAGCGAAGAGCAGCTGTCACGCCCTGTCTCACCAACTCATACTTATCAGGGACTTCAATCGGACGTCGCCAGGAAAATCGGCCTCCCCCTTGACCTGCCTATTGTGATCGGGTCTAGTGACGGTCCCCTGGCAAACTTAGGAAATGGGGCCATTACCGATGGGGATGTGGCGATGACGGTCGGTACAAGCGGGGCCATTCGTCGATTCGCTTCACAGCCTCATGTCGATGCTTTACAAGAAACGTTCTGTTATGCATTCACAGAAGACAAGTGGATTCTAGGGGGTCCCACGAATAACGGCGGGATTGTCTTGCGGTGGTTAAAAGAATTGCTAGGGGAGCAGGAAGTACAGCTGGCGGAGGAAAAAGGCCTCAGTCCTTATGATCTGTTAACAAAGTTGGCTGCAGACGTTCCTGCTGGTGCAGAGAATCTGCTATTCCTCCCCTACCTTAACGGTGAAAGAGCCCCTATATGGGATGCACAGGCTAAGGGTTCTTTTATTGGACTCACGCTGAGACATCAGAAAGCACACATGGTACGCGCCGGTTTAGAGGGGGTTATCTTCAGCTTATACCATGTCGCCCAATCGCTGGAAAGACTGTCGGGACGCTCTAACCATATCTATGCGAGTGGCGGATTTGCTAGATCTCACTTATGGCTACAGATACTTGCTGATGTGTTTGAACAGGAAGTTAAGGTTCCTGAGAGCCACCAAAGCTCAGCTTGGGGCGCAGCATGGTTAGCGATGATGGCCCTAGGAGAAGCGCCATCTCTAGAAGCGATAAAGGCTTTTATTCCGATGCGTGTGAGTTGTTCTCCGAATCATGAACAACACCAGACTTATAAACGCTTATACCCGATTTATGAGCAAGCAGTGAAGGCGTTGCAACCATCTTTCCAAGCGTTGCATCAGTCAGAACACGAGGTATAA
- a CDS encoding exo-beta-N-acetylmuramidase NamZ domain-containing protein translates to MQKRSHEDRVQPSRMDSEQQRTSVDVKRRNDNEGPAVRTGLQRLLDKDAHNEREARLYEELRRKKIGLIMNHTSVDDQLKLSVDRLLAQGYEVVALFAPEHGIRGQKPAGAHVKHHIDPITQIPVYSLYGQTKQPTTEMLEDLDCLIYDIQDLGVRYYTYIYTLILAMKAASENALSFVVLDRPNPVTGTQIEGNRINPAFDSFVGGYHLPIRHGLTVGELARYMHAHLQLRCDLSVIPMEGWCRRDWYDQTGLPWTMPSPNATGLDMALLYAGTCLFEGTNVSEGRGTTKPFEWIGAPWITAQEWKEALDTYKLEGVQFRPVAFQPTTSKYQDALCSGVHVHISDRERMHPTRVGLTMLETLSALYPQHFKWQDPIKNRYFIDLLLGTDQVRKSLNAKRPVQAWLAEEEVSLTSYMEETKPYQLYES, encoded by the coding sequence ATGCAAAAAAGGAGTCATGAGGACAGAGTCCAACCGTCGAGAATGGATAGCGAACAACAGCGTACGAGTGTAGATGTCAAACGACGTAACGATAATGAGGGGCCTGCCGTTCGAACAGGACTGCAACGGCTCCTAGACAAGGACGCGCATAACGAACGTGAAGCCAGACTGTATGAAGAGTTGAGGCGTAAAAAAATAGGCTTGATCATGAATCACACCTCAGTGGATGATCAACTTAAGCTAAGCGTTGACCGATTATTAGCACAAGGGTATGAAGTGGTGGCTCTCTTTGCTCCCGAACACGGCATTCGCGGACAGAAGCCAGCTGGGGCGCATGTCAAACATCACATCGACCCCATCACCCAAATACCGGTGTATAGTCTGTATGGTCAAACGAAGCAACCGACAACGGAAATGCTAGAAGACCTTGATTGTCTCATCTACGATATCCAGGATTTGGGTGTGCGTTATTATACCTACATTTACACACTCATCCTAGCCATGAAAGCGGCGAGTGAAAATGCGCTCTCCTTCGTGGTCTTAGATCGCCCTAACCCCGTTACAGGTACTCAGATAGAAGGGAATCGTATCAATCCTGCCTTCGACTCATTCGTTGGGGGTTATCACCTTCCTATACGTCATGGTTTGACTGTAGGTGAACTTGCAAGGTATATGCATGCTCATCTTCAATTGCGTTGTGATTTAAGCGTGATCCCTATGGAGGGATGGTGCCGCAGGGATTGGTACGACCAAACCGGCCTTCCCTGGACGATGCCTTCACCAAACGCCACAGGCCTGGACATGGCCCTATTATATGCTGGTACTTGTTTGTTTGAAGGCACAAACGTGTCAGAGGGCAGAGGCACGACCAAACCGTTTGAGTGGATTGGTGCACCATGGATTACAGCCCAAGAGTGGAAGGAAGCGTTAGACACATACAAACTGGAAGGGGTACAGTTTCGTCCTGTAGCCTTTCAGCCGACTACATCCAAATATCAAGACGCGTTATGCAGTGGTGTACATGTCCATATCAGTGATAGAGAACGTATGCATCCAACGCGGGTAGGGCTAACCATGCTAGAGACCTTGAGTGCGCTGTACCCGCAGCATTTTAAATGGCAAGACCCGATTAAAAACCGATATTTTATTGACTTATTACTTGGGACTGACCAAGTAAGGAAAAGCCTAAACGCTAAACGACCTGTACAAGCGTGGCTAGCGGAAGAAGAAGTCAGCTTAACGTCTTATATGGAAGAAACGAAACCATACCAATTATACGAGTCATAA
- a CDS encoding N-acetylglucosamine kinase, protein MVAQIAHQMRQTVVMGIDGGGTKTEGWLVDGQGQLLASATVGGSNLNGGEVERVQLDLEGLLRQLKSQSPQVFMALSHVFGGFAGATQGDVTLRLTAILEKQLPHQVKIYVGHDAVNALYSGTKGEPGVVHIAGTGSVAYGINEQGHEQKIGGWGYILGDPGSGFAIGKAACQSILATHEGSGPQTELTGLILNDIGLNTVKELIPYLYETGQTRTRVSRLAKQVFHAAEAGDRVAELILEQAGLDAAQEIKTVINMLYVQGPHDGQKDVTRPLVPVVLAGGVYTHAKWLLPSLKKGLSDLPFDLKFITPSLPPVAGAVYAAFRKANKPVPEITEITEQRSIKHAKKES, encoded by the coding sequence ATGGTTGCACAAATCGCACATCAGATGCGTCAGACAGTTGTCATGGGAATAGATGGTGGAGGGACAAAAACGGAAGGGTGGCTCGTTGATGGCCAAGGCCAATTGCTAGCCTCGGCTACTGTCGGAGGCTCAAATTTAAATGGTGGGGAGGTCGAACGTGTACAGCTTGACTTAGAGGGATTATTGCGACAGTTGAAGAGTCAATCCCCGCAAGTATTTATGGCGTTATCCCATGTTTTTGGAGGATTTGCCGGTGCGACGCAAGGGGATGTGACATTACGTCTTACCGCCATTTTAGAAAAGCAGCTCCCTCATCAGGTCAAAATATATGTCGGTCATGATGCCGTCAATGCATTATATTCAGGTACAAAAGGTGAACCAGGTGTCGTTCACATCGCAGGGACTGGATCCGTGGCCTATGGTATTAATGAGCAAGGGCATGAGCAGAAGATAGGGGGTTGGGGCTATATTCTTGGAGATCCGGGAAGTGGTTTCGCCATTGGCAAAGCGGCCTGTCAGTCTATATTAGCTACTCACGAGGGAAGTGGTCCACAGACGGAACTAACGGGCCTCATTTTGAATGATATAGGTCTAAATACGGTAAAAGAACTGATTCCCTATCTTTATGAAACGGGGCAAACGAGAACACGCGTCTCACGTTTGGCCAAGCAAGTGTTTCACGCTGCTGAAGCGGGTGACCGTGTGGCAGAGCTTATACTCGAACAGGCAGGGCTGGATGCTGCACAAGAGATCAAGACCGTAATAAACATGCTTTATGTACAAGGGCCACACGATGGACAGAAGGACGTCACACGTCCGCTAGTGCCTGTCGTACTTGCAGGTGGTGTATACACCCATGCCAAGTGGTTGCTGCCAAGTCTTAAAAAAGGTTTATCTGATTTGCCTTTTGATCTCAAGTTCATCACGCCCTCCTTGCCCCCAGTGGCTGGAGCGGTGTACGCCGCTTTCCGCAAAGCGAATAAGCCTGTGCCCGAAATCACTGAGATAACTGAACAGAGGAGTATCAAACATGCAAAAAAGGAGTCATGA